The segment CTGAATATAAGTGAACGTTTCTTTTATCTCCATACTCCCTGCCATGGAAGCTCCGCCTTTCGCGGTCAGACTGACGGAAAAAAGCAACTGGTTGACGGAATCATGCAGGTCCCGCGCAAGCCTGTTCCGCTCTGCGGTCAATGCAAGTTCCTGCTCCTGCCGGGCCAGTTTTATCCTCTTCAAAGACGATCCGATTTGGAGAGCGACAGATTCCAGCAGTGCCAGTTCCTCTTTATCAAAATGGGTCTTGTGAGGAGATCCGACATTCAGGAGCCCGAATTTTTCCTCCCCCGCCCTTAGCGGCACTGTTGCATGGTGTGTCAGTGAATCCGTATCACCCAGATTATTTAAAATCGCATCTTCAAGCCGTTTACATTCAATAATATTTGTCGCTTTATCCAATCTGCCATCCCGATACCGTTCAATGCACCAGCAGTCTCCCGAGCACATTGGCGCAAAATTGGAACGCGACAGTGCTTCCGGCAATTCTTTTTTGGCCGAAAGGGTATAAGAACCTTCCGGACCGATTAAAAAAATCCAGCCGGTTTTCAGTCCGGTGACATGAAGCAATTTTTCCAGCACATCAGAAAGGATTTCTTCTGCGTCCGTCCCTTTATTCAGCAACTCGGCAATTTCCTTTAGAATGCCAAGCTTTTGCAGTCTTGACTCCGCCTCCATTTGCTTTCCCCCACCGCCGTTTTCCTCCATTATACCTTTTTTGCAGAAAATTGCCTTTGGCCAATCGGAGGAAAGTAACTGCGACTAAAGGCTGAGAAAAACCGGTTGGGCATTAGCTTAATGATTTTGAAGAAATAAAAAAATCCCGGCTGGCCTTTGTGGCTGCCGGGATTTTGAAATCAAAGTGTCTTATTCACAAGTTCCATGAAGTCTGTTTCTATTTCCTTCCGTTTCTTTTGGCTTGCTTCAAGGCTTACATCATTGACGCCGAAATAGAACTTGATTTTCGGCTCCGTTCCAGATGGACGCAGGCAAACCCAAGACCCATCCTCGAGGAAATACTTAAGCACATTTGATTTAGGCAGGTCAATGCGTTCCATTCCCGCAGATGATGCCCGGACGCTTTCAAGATAGTCCTCAGAAGCAACCACGGCCAGGCCTGCAAGTGAAGAAGGCGGCGTTGACCGGAAGCCCGCCATGATATTCGCGATTTTTTCAGCTCCATCTTTACCTTTCATCGTTAGCGACTGAAGGCCTTCCTGGAAGTAACCGTATTTTTCAAAAACATTCATTAGGCCATCATAAAGGCTTAATCCTTGCTTCTTATAATAAGCGCACACTTCGGCGGACATCAGCGCTGCCTGGACAGCATCCTTGTCGCGGGCAAAGTCGCCGATCAGGTAGCCATAGCTTTCCTCATAGCCAAACAGGAAAGTGTGCTCGCCAGTTGTTTCGAATTCCTTGATTTTCTCTGCGATGAATTTAAAGCCGGTCAGAACATCCATCGTATTAAGGCCATAAGCTTCGGCTATTTTCCGGCCAATCTCCGAAGTAACAATTGTTTTAAGGACGACTCCATTTTGAGGGAGTGTACCTTTGGCCTTTTTCTGCTCAAGAATATAGTCGAGAAGGAGGGCGCCTGTCTGGTTTCCGGTCAGGACAACATACTCGCCTTCATGATTTTTAACGGCAATGCCTAGCCTGTCCGCATCAGGGTCAGTGGCAATTAAAATGTCGGCATCCACTTTCTTTCCGTCCCGAATCGCCAGTTCAAACGCAGCATGCTCTTCCGGGTTCGGGCTTTTGACCGTGGAGAAATTAGGATCCGGAAGTTCCTGCTCACGGACAATATGGACATTTTTATAATGGAGTGCCTCCAGCGCTGCCCGGACCGGCTTATTGGCTGTACCGTGGAGTGGCGTAAAGACGATAGTAATTGGCGATTCCTCGGCAATGCCCGGATTTTCTGAAATCGTCGCCAGCATATCCGTATACGCCCGATCCACCTTTTCGCCAATGGTTTCGATCGACCCGGCACTCCGTAGCGTTTCCTCACTTTCAACCTCGATTAAAAGTTCATTTTCCAATTCATTGACTTTAGCAATGACCATATCCGCAGCAGCCGGCGGAAGCTGGGCTCCATCCTCTCCGTAAACCTTGAATCCATTGTATTCCGGAGGATTATGGCTCGCTGTAATGACGATGCCCGCCGCGGCATTTAAATACCTGACCGCAAAGGAAAGCTCGGGTGTCGGCCTCAGTTCATCAAAAACGTACGCCTTGATTCCTTTCGTGGCCAGTGTCCTTGCCGCTTCCATCGCAAATTCAGGTGATTTATGGCGTGAGTCGTAGGCAATGACCGCACCACGGTTTTTAGCCTCTTCGCCCAGCCCCTCTATATAGGCTGCAAGTCCGGCAGTTGCCTTACGGATGGTATAAATATTCATCCTGTTTGAGCCAGCGCCGATTTCTCCCCTCATTCCGCCCGTTCCAAATTCGAGATCCTTATAAAAGGATTCCTCAAGCATTTTTTCATTCTCTTTCAAAAGCTGGAGCTCATTTTTCAACTCCGGGTCCATGTTTTCAAATAAAAGCCACCTATCTGCTTTATTCTTCCATTCCATTCTGATTCCTCCAATTCCGGCAAGCATTTTTTCTCTCATTTACCCGCGGATATACCCGCTTAATAATATTTGTCCCCTTTATTTTATAGGGTTGGCTGGGATTTTTCCACATTCGTCATAATTCGAGCCGGTCGCCTGATTTGTACAAATTCACTTTTTCCTCTAAAATTTATTGAAAGAGGTGAAAATATGGAGAAGGACAACCGGGAAAATATTTTATTTTTGGCATGGGCGGTTTCAATCATAGCAATGTTCGGAAGTCTTTATTTTTCGGAAATCCGTCAATATGAACCATGTGAATTATGCTGGTACCAACGGATTCTCATGTATCCGATGGCCCTCCTGCTCGGCATTGCCATCGTGAAGAAAGATTTCCGGATAGCGCTGTACAGTACATGGTTATCCGCTATCGGCTTGGCCGTTTCAGCCTACCATTATTCCTTGCAAAAATTATCCTTTATGGCAGAGGCAGCCCCGTCATGCGGCAGGATTCCATGTACCGGGCAATATATTAACTGGCTGGGCTTTATTACCATTCCATTCCTTGCCTTTATAGCCTTCGCACTTATTTTTGCCTGCAGCATCATTATTTTGAAACGAAAAAAAGGGGATCAATCCATATGAAAAAAATAATGCTATTTCTAGGAGTCATCGTTGTCCTATTTGCAGGGGTAGCTTATCTGACAAATCAGCAAAACGAAGAAAAGACAAAAGAAAGCAACAATCCCTATGGCGATAAAAAGCTCTATCCAGAAACTATCGCACAGCTGGATGACCCAAATTACCAAACCATCATTACAATGGAAAATCTCGAGAAGAAGCTTTCTGCCGGGGAAGATGTAACTGTCTACTTTTACAGCCCGACCTGCCCCCATTGCAAAAAAGCGACACCAATCCTAATGCCGCTGGCGAAGGATATGAATATCGAAATCGACCAGCTGAATGTCCTTGAGTATGAGCAGGCATGGGACATTTTCAAAATTGAAGGCACCCCTACTTTAATCCGTTTCGAGGATGGCCGGGAAACAGCCAGGGTGACAGGCGGCCGGGATAAGCAGGAATATCAGGATTGGCTCGATGAACATGTTTCAAAAAAATAGTCGCTAATAAAGAAAAAAACGCCTGCTCGCGCGGGCGTTAACTTTTGCACCAGTCAGTCATAAAACCTGGCTGGCGTTATGAATTTACCATTCCAAAACGGGCTGTTTAAACAAGTAGTTGATTGGCAGCGGGAGTGTACATGCTGAAAATCGGTTCCCCGTTTTTCAGACCAAAGATGAAAGATTCAAAATCGAATGGAAAATACATTCCATAATCCCTTAAAGTATCGGCATTCTTCGAGAAAAGCGCCCGATGATGGTCACTTGGATTCGGCGCCTCCAAAATAAAAATTAGGGTCTGAAGGCTCGCCATGACGTAAAATGCGTCCCGCAGTGTGCCAAAGGAGTCAGCAGCATCTCTCTTATGTAAAACCCCTTTCCTAAAAAATCCCTCAATTTCTTTGTCAGTAAAATACTTTGGCAGAACTTTTGAATAAAAATAATGGATGAGTTCGTTGATTTCTTGCTCCTGGCCAGGCGTTGAGGCAAAAACGATTTTCACGTAAAAACCACCTTTGTTACAATTGTCATATCGATGTAATATATCATTAGAATAGCATATTCCCAACTGTAAAAAGACTGGTAATTTAAACCACGAAAAAAGCACACTTTCAAAGATAAAGGAGCCAAAAAATGCTTAAAACAAAACGGCTGGGGAAATTCTTAGAGCTGACAATTCCACCTGAATGGAACGGGGTGACCGTTGCAGGGATTTTTAAATTAAAATGGAAAGCCCCTAAAAAACTTATCCATGAATTCCGGATGGAAGGAAGAGTAAAAATCCATGGGGAAAAGGCCCGCTGGGAAACTCCTCTCGCTGCCGGAGACAAAATTCATATTGATTTGTTTGCGGATTCACCTCCGCTCATTGAGCCTTTTTGCACCGATATTGAAGTCCTTTACGAGGATGACCATTTGATAATTGTAAATAAGCCTCCTTTTATGAATACTCATCCAAACGATGAGGGCGACCATCATACCTTGCTGAACGCTGTCGCCTGCCATCTGCAGGCCACAGGCGAATCGGCAGCCCTGCATCATGTCCACCGGCTCGATCGTGATACAACTGGTGCCATCCTTTTCGCCAAGCATCCTCTTGCCGGGTCAGTTCTCGACCGGATGCTAGAGGAACGCTCCATTAAAAGAACCTATGTGGCAGCTGTGCATGGAGCTGGACTTAGAAAAAAGGGGATTATCGACGAACCAATCGGCAGGGACAGGCATCACTCTACTCGCCGGCGCGTGTCTCCTGCCGGACAGGAAGCCCGGACAAATTATAAAGTTTTAAAAGTGGAGCCATCCAATAATCTCACTTGGCTCACCTGTTGGCTTGATACTGGGAGAACTCATCAAATCCGGGTCCATTTCAGCCATATCGGCCACCCACTGGCGGGAGATGTACTATATGGAGGGAAGCCGGTCTTTAACAGACAAGCCCTTCATTCTGCAAAATTGTCTTTCACCCACCCAATAACTTTTGAAAAAATCGAGGTTCGCGCACCCTTTATCGATAATCCGCCTATTTTCAAAGGAATTAGCTTAGAGATGATTTAATGCGCACAGCAAAAAGCCTCCCAATATATGGGAGGCTTCTCGCTTTATTAATGGTTTGACCTTCTAAAAGCTTTCATAATCATGCTCAACAAGAAGACAAGAATTACAGCGCCAATAATCGCTGGTACTATTGCAAAGTCCGCTACGTGCGGTCCCCAGTTACCGAAAATCGCTGTCCCTAACCAAGCACCTACGAAACCTGCAATAATATTACCTATGATTCCACCTGGAATATCTCTGCCTACAATCATCCCTGCAAGCCAACCGATAATTCCTCCGATAATTAATGCCCAAAGAAAACTCATGAAAATTCACTCCTTGAAAGTAGTTTATAGATTGTAAAGTGCGCCTTTAACTTGGCTGCTGCAGCCACAAACAGTTTAGAAAAACGAGTGGTTCTTTTTGTTTCGCCTAACTGTTTGTACCTTTAAATTACCCGCATTTATTTAAAATAAACACACTGACAATCCAACTTTCAAAAAATGGTATCGAAGGTTTCCTTCTGGGCTGGTTGATAAGGAGTGCTGCCCTAACCTAAAACCGACATAAAATCCGGAACAACGAGACAACATTTCCAGCATTTTTAAAAATCGAAGTTATCCGGGTCTGCTCCGAAACGGGTATTTGCATTCAGGTTGTTGATTTCGTCCATATCATAACCCGAAAGTTCAAAATCAAAAAGATCGGCATTTTCCCGAAGCCTTGAAGATGTTACTGATTTAGGGATAACAGCCACTCCGTTCTGCAAATGCCAGCGCAAAATGACTTGAGCGGGAGTTTTTCCGTTTTTTTCTGCGATGGCCGTTAAGATTGGATCGGCAAGAATCCTTCCCCTGG is part of the Bacillus sp. B-jedd genome and harbors:
- a CDS encoding RluA family pseudouridine synthase, with the protein product MLKTKRLGKFLELTIPPEWNGVTVAGIFKLKWKAPKKLIHEFRMEGRVKIHGEKARWETPLAAGDKIHIDLFADSPPLIEPFCTDIEVLYEDDHLIIVNKPPFMNTHPNDEGDHHTLLNAVACHLQATGESAALHHVHRLDRDTTGAILFAKHPLAGSVLDRMLEERSIKRTYVAAVHGAGLRKKGIIDEPIGRDRHHSTRRRVSPAGQEARTNYKVLKVEPSNNLTWLTCWLDTGRTHQIRVHFSHIGHPLAGDVLYGGKPVFNRQALHSAKLSFTHPITFEKIEVRAPFIDNPPIFKGISLEMI
- a CDS encoding GlsB/YeaQ/YmgE family stress response membrane protein translates to MSFLWALIIGGIIGWLAGMIVGRDIPGGIIGNIIAGFVGAWLGTAIFGNWGPHVADFAIVPAIIGAVILVFLLSMIMKAFRRSNH
- a CDS encoding disulfide oxidoreductase → MEKDNRENILFLAWAVSIIAMFGSLYFSEIRQYEPCELCWYQRILMYPMALLLGIAIVKKDFRIALYSTWLSAIGLAVSAYHYSLQKLSFMAEAAPSCGRIPCTGQYINWLGFITIPFLAFIAFALIFACSIIILKRKKGDQSI
- a CDS encoding GAF domain-containing sensor histidine kinase, producing the protein MEAESRLQKLGILKEIAELLNKGTDAEEILSDVLEKLLHVTGLKTGWIFLIGPEGSYTLSAKKELPEALSRSNFAPMCSGDCWCIERYRDGRLDKATNIIECKRLEDAILNNLGDTDSLTHHATVPLRAGEEKFGLLNVGSPHKTHFDKEELALLESVALQIGSSLKRIKLARQEQELALTAERNRLARDLHDSVNQLLFSVSLTAKGGASMAGSMEIKETFTYIQEMAQEALNEMRALIWQLRPQGLENGIVSALSSYAQMLGLELEMNVKGVVKLPAKIEEALWRVGQEAMANCKKHSGQTTIVIDFAMEKNVVLLEISDPGCGFHFNEDSELPSLGLKSMRDRAEGLGGQFLLESSAGAGTKLSVKIPV
- a CDS encoding phospho-sugar mutase, whose protein sequence is MEWKNKADRWLLFENMDPELKNELQLLKENEKMLEESFYKDLEFGTGGMRGEIGAGSNRMNIYTIRKATAGLAAYIEGLGEEAKNRGAVIAYDSRHKSPEFAMEAARTLATKGIKAYVFDELRPTPELSFAVRYLNAAAGIVITASHNPPEYNGFKVYGEDGAQLPPAAADMVIAKVNELENELLIEVESEETLRSAGSIETIGEKVDRAYTDMLATISENPGIAEESPITIVFTPLHGTANKPVRAALEALHYKNVHIVREQELPDPNFSTVKSPNPEEHAAFELAIRDGKKVDADILIATDPDADRLGIAVKNHEGEYVVLTGNQTGALLLDYILEQKKAKGTLPQNGVVLKTIVTSEIGRKIAEAYGLNTMDVLTGFKFIAEKIKEFETTGEHTFLFGYEESYGYLIGDFARDKDAVQAALMSAEVCAYYKKQGLSLYDGLMNVFEKYGYFQEGLQSLTMKGKDGAEKIANIMAGFRSTPPSSLAGLAVVASEDYLESVRASSAGMERIDLPKSNVLKYFLEDGSWVCLRPSGTEPKIKFYFGVNDVSLEASQKKRKEIETDFMELVNKTL
- a CDS encoding DUF5365 family protein; this translates as MKIVFASTPGQEQEINELIHYFYSKVLPKYFTDKEIEGFFRKGVLHKRDAADSFGTLRDAFYVMASLQTLIFILEAPNPSDHHRALFSKNADTLRDYGMYFPFDFESFIFGLKNGEPIFSMYTPAANQLLV
- a CDS encoding thioredoxin family protein, whose translation is MKKIMLFLGVIVVLFAGVAYLTNQQNEEKTKESNNPYGDKKLYPETIAQLDDPNYQTIITMENLEKKLSAGEDVTVYFYSPTCPHCKKATPILMPLAKDMNIEIDQLNVLEYEQAWDIFKIEGTPTLIRFEDGRETARVTGGRDKQEYQDWLDEHVSKK